Proteins from one Setaria italica strain Yugu1 chromosome V, Setaria_italica_v2.0, whole genome shotgun sequence genomic window:
- the LOC101776385 gene encoding LEAF RUST 10 DISEASE-RESISTANCE LOCUS RECEPTOR-LIKE PROTEIN KINASE-like 1.2 — MHAAAVLALLVLLPLLAAALDADCAPASCGNLSIRYPFWLSGRQPSYCGYPSFGVACDRTGAPPLLNESYLRVLDINYSNSNVVTFHTNLAGDPTGCRGATKFNVSAILALSLLTISRANRELFLCGNCSRRPPAEWLPMNCAGSAGAPWFVYMSHEPGEADQEISSAGCHCTAMPVMPGSELRAPGDYAGLVRRGFLLEWKVPGDCAACDASGGECRFDADKNAFRCLCPDGSRRPATCARGELLIPRFRTNPIFF; from the coding sequence atgcacgccgccgccgtgctagCACTGCTTGTcctcctgcctctgctcgccgccgcgctggacGCTGACTGCGCGCCGGCGTCGTGCGGGAACCTGTCCATCAGGTACCCGTTCTGGCTGAGCGGCCGGCAGCCATCCTACTGCGGCTACCCGTCCTTCGGCGTCGCGTGCGACCggaccggcgcgccgccgctcctgaACGAGTCCTACCTCCGCGTGCTCGACATCAACTACAGCAACAGCAACGTCGTGACCTTCCACACGAACCTCGCCGGCGACCCCACCGGCTGCCGGGGCGCCACCAAGTTCAACGTGTCCGCCATCCTCGCGCTGTCGCTGCTCACCATCAGCCGCGCCAACCGGGAGCTCTTCCTCTGCGGCAACTGCTCGCGGCGGCCTCCCGCGGAGTGGCTTCCGATGAACTGCGCGGGCTCCGCCGGCGCCCCGTGGTTCGTGTACATGAGCCACGAGCCCGGGGAGGCTGATCAGGAGATTTCGTCGGCGGGGTGCCACTGCACGGCGATGCCGGTGATGCCGGGGTCGGAGCTGAGGGCGCCGGGAGACTACGCGGGGCTCGTCAGGCGCGGGTTCCTCCTGGAGTGGAAGGTGCCCGGGGATTGTGCGGCGTGCGACGCGAGCGGAGGGGAGTGCCGGTTCGACGCCGACAAGAATGCGTTCAGGTGCCTCTGCCCCGACGGCAGCAGACGGCCGGCGACGTGCGCGCGCGGTGAGTTACTGATCCCACGATTCCGTACGAACCCTATATTCTTTTAA